The Peribacillus sp. FSL P2-0133 genome has a segment encoding these proteins:
- a CDS encoding phospho-sugar mutase, with protein sequence MDWKSLYTTWAGYQNLNGELRVLLEEMQRDEAKLEDAFYKNLEFGTGGMRGEIGVGTNRMNLYTVRKATVGLAQYISSFGEEAKGRGTVIAYDSRHKSPEFALEAAKTLATFGVKAYLFDELRPTPELSFAVRELNAFAGIVITASHNPPEYNGYKVYGPDGAQLPPEAADQVISYVNAIENELEIQIEEAEVLKGKGLIEMVGEELDTAYNRELLTVPENPQLAEEIDVSIVFTPLHGTANKSVRRALQSLGYQNLHIVKEQELPDPDFSTVKSPNPEEPAAFEMAIELGNKVEADLLIATDPDADRLGIAVKNEVGQYVVLTGNQTGALFLDYLLSQKKEKGKIPQNGVVLKTIVTSEIGRAIAESYGLKTVDVLTGFKFIAEKINQYHVSGENSFLFGYEESYGYLIKDFARDKDAIQAAVLAVEVCAHYKKQGLTLYEGLLNVFEKYGFYLEGLRSLTLKGIEGAKQISGILNQFRQNPPSRIAGIPVVSEEDYQRSKKRTLLSNNEELIELPKSNVLKYFLEDGTWVCLRPSGTEPKIKFYFGVQGKSMPEAESKLSGVMEDFMSKIEALV encoded by the coding sequence ATGGACTGGAAATCTTTATACACCACTTGGGCAGGGTACCAGAATTTAAATGGGGAATTACGTGTCCTCCTTGAGGAAATGCAGCGGGATGAAGCAAAACTCGAAGATGCCTTTTATAAAAATTTAGAATTTGGAACAGGCGGAATGCGTGGGGAAATCGGAGTGGGAACGAACCGGATGAATCTTTACACTGTAAGGAAGGCTACGGTTGGGTTGGCTCAATATATCTCTTCGTTTGGAGAAGAAGCAAAAGGAAGAGGGACTGTGATCGCTTATGATTCGAGACATAAGTCCCCGGAATTTGCACTCGAAGCAGCTAAGACCTTGGCTACATTTGGGGTGAAGGCTTATTTATTCGATGAATTGCGTCCGACTCCGGAATTGTCATTCGCGGTTCGCGAGCTGAATGCTTTTGCTGGAATCGTCATCACGGCAAGCCACAATCCGCCTGAATATAATGGTTACAAGGTTTATGGACCAGATGGAGCACAATTGCCACCGGAAGCAGCCGATCAAGTGATCAGCTACGTGAATGCAATTGAAAATGAGCTAGAAATTCAAATTGAAGAAGCTGAAGTCCTTAAAGGGAAGGGCCTCATCGAAATGGTCGGGGAGGAATTGGATACGGCATATAATCGTGAGTTGCTCACAGTTCCCGAGAATCCGCAGCTTGCCGAGGAAATAGATGTGTCAATCGTCTTTACACCGCTTCATGGAACGGCCAATAAATCCGTCAGGCGGGCACTGCAAAGCTTAGGGTATCAAAATTTGCATATCGTTAAGGAGCAGGAATTGCCAGATCCGGATTTTTCGACAGTTAAGTCACCAAATCCGGAGGAACCAGCTGCATTTGAAATGGCCATCGAACTTGGAAACAAAGTGGAAGCGGACTTATTGATAGCAACGGACCCAGATGCTGATCGGCTTGGAATTGCCGTGAAAAACGAGGTAGGTCAATATGTTGTCCTGACTGGAAATCAAACAGGTGCACTTTTCCTGGACTATTTACTGTCCCAGAAAAAAGAAAAAGGGAAGATTCCTCAAAATGGTGTCGTCTTAAAAACAATCGTCACTTCAGAAATCGGGCGGGCGATTGCCGAGTCATATGGCTTGAAAACGGTTGATGTACTTACCGGGTTTAAGTTCATTGCCGAGAAAATAAATCAGTATCATGTAAGCGGGGAAAATAGCTTTTTGTTCGGCTATGAAGAAAGCTACGGTTACCTGATTAAAGACTTTGCACGTGATAAGGATGCCATTCAAGCCGCAGTGCTGGCTGTTGAAGTCTGTGCTCATTATAAAAAGCAGGGATTGACACTATATGAAGGGTTACTGAATGTGTTTGAAAAATACGGCTTTTACTTGGAAGGATTGCGTTCATTGACTTTAAAGGGCATTGAGGGAGCAAAACAGATTTCTGGAATATTGAATCAATTCCGTCAAAATCCTCCTTCCCGAATAGCTGGCATTCCAGTAGTTTCTGAAGAAGATTATCAACGCAGCAAAAAGCGTACATTACTTTCAAATAATGAAGAATTGATCGAGCTTCCGAAATCAAATGTATTGAAGTATTTCCTTGAAGATGGTACATGGGTTTGCCTTCGTCCTTCTGGCACTGAACCGAAAATTAAATTCTATTTCGGTGTCCAAGGTAAATCAATGCCAGAAGCTGAGTCCAAGTTATCGGGAGTCATGGAAGATTTCATGAGCAAGATTGAGGCGTTAGTTTAA
- a CDS encoding GNAT family N-acetyltransferase: protein MTDELIIKSLSTLEDLQEVQRLEVLVWGMDCVPIHQTITAVKNGGLVLGGYINGQLVGFQYSFPGFKDGRAYLCSHMLAIHPAHQKKGYGKLLKLAQKEEALKKGYDLITWTYDPLESVNANLNIGKLKAVCSTYMDDCYGNMKDTLNEGLSTDRFMVEWNIRQEAKEETPLPDKAIHIVTTGMNDQGFPYIKDYHFETNAEVIAIPIPTDIQQIKKADLSLAIDWRLKTGELFKTLFAKGYVAAGIEREQGGNIQNYLLKKQE from the coding sequence ATGACTGATGAATTAATCATTAAATCCCTATCAACACTGGAGGATTTACAAGAAGTGCAGCGACTGGAAGTTCTTGTATGGGGCATGGATTGCGTTCCCATCCATCAGACGATTACGGCAGTCAAAAACGGCGGGCTTGTTTTAGGCGGCTACATCAATGGTCAGTTAGTCGGGTTTCAATACAGTTTCCCGGGATTCAAGGACGGAAGGGCATATCTTTGTTCACATATGTTAGCAATCCATCCTGCCCATCAAAAGAAGGGCTACGGCAAATTACTTAAACTTGCACAAAAAGAAGAAGCACTCAAAAAAGGTTACGACTTAATCACATGGACGTATGATCCATTGGAAAGTGTGAATGCAAACTTGAACATCGGTAAGCTAAAAGCTGTTTGCTCTACGTATATGGATGATTGTTATGGAAATATGAAGGATACCCTCAATGAAGGATTGTCCACTGATCGATTCATGGTGGAATGGAATATACGGCAGGAAGCAAAGGAAGAGACTCCGCTTCCAGATAAAGCCATACACATCGTAACGACAGGAATGAATGACCAAGGCTTTCCTTACATCAAGGATTATCATTTTGAAACCAATGCAGAGGTGATCGCCATACCCATTCCGACAGATATTCAACAAATCAAAAAAGCTGATCTCAGCCTTGCGATTGATTGGCGGTTAAAAACCGGTGAATTATTCAAAACGCTTTTTGCCAAAGGTTATGTTGCAGCAGGGATTGAACGGGAACAAGGTGGAAATATTCAAAACTATTTATTAAAAAAACAAGAATAA
- a CDS encoding radical SAM/SPASM domain-containing protein, with protein MRKFKKVYVEITNICNLKCNFCPSSSLQRTLKFMDPEGFTDVIKKIKPHTDHIYFHLMGEPFLNKNLGTFLDISAENDLKVNITTNGTLIQKVKDKLLSKKALRQVNISLHSFEANDTSNSLDSYVSNIADFINEANEKSEVICAIRLWNMDTAELKASNGLNDDILSMLEEKLSLDIRLSEALQQKNNIKLKDRVYINMAEKFEWPELDRDIIDENIFCYALRDQLGILVDGTVVPCCLDSEGKIPLGNIFETSLEDILNGERAKNMYDGFSRRCAVEELCKRCGYAKRHKK; from the coding sequence ATGAGAAAGTTTAAGAAAGTTTATGTGGAAATTACGAATATATGTAATTTGAAGTGTAATTTTTGTCCAAGTTCCAGCTTGCAAAGGACTCTGAAATTCATGGATCCTGAAGGGTTTACGGATGTAATCAAGAAAATTAAACCACACACCGATCATATTTATTTTCATCTGATGGGTGAACCATTTTTAAATAAAAATTTGGGTACTTTCCTGGATATCAGTGCTGAAAATGACCTGAAGGTTAATATTACAACGAACGGTACTTTGATTCAAAAGGTCAAAGACAAGCTACTCTCCAAAAAAGCCCTTCGGCAGGTGAATATTTCACTTCATAGCTTTGAGGCAAACGATACAAGCAATAGTCTTGATTCTTATGTCAGTAATATTGCCGATTTCATAAATGAAGCAAATGAAAAAAGTGAAGTGATTTGTGCCATCCGTTTATGGAATATGGATACGGCTGAATTAAAAGCGAGTAATGGCCTGAACGACGATATTCTTAGCATGCTGGAGGAGAAGCTTTCATTGGACATCCGCTTAAGTGAAGCACTTCAGCAAAAGAATAATATTAAGTTGAAGGACCGGGTTTATATAAACATGGCCGAAAAATTCGAGTGGCCGGAATTGGACCGTGACATTATCGATGAAAATATTTTCTGCTATGCCCTTAGAGATCAGTTAGGCATCTTGGTGGATGGTACAGTGGTACCTTGTTGCTTGGATAGTGAAGGGAAAATACCGCTTGGAAATATATTCGAAACATCACTTGAAGACATTTTAAATGGTGAACGTGCGAAAAATATGTATGATGGTTTTTCAAGAAGATGTGCAGTTGAAGAATTATGTAAACGCTGTGGCTATGCTAAGCGTCATAAAAAATAA
- a CDS encoding thioredoxin family protein, with the protein MKKMAIFLVIIVALFVLLGVFTNMKKEEKSKGNPYGKDKLKPATVDQLDDPNYQNLILPVELEQDLQDSKDVTVYFYSPTNSISQKTTPVVAPLAEKLGIDLVQFNLLEFEQGWSDYGIKKTPTIVHYKNGEEQERIVGFNDEVTFEKWFEDHDIN; encoded by the coding sequence ATGAAGAAAATGGCTATATTTTTAGTGATAATCGTCGCCCTTTTTGTCCTGCTGGGCGTTTTTACAAACATGAAAAAAGAAGAAAAATCAAAAGGAAATCCATACGGCAAGGATAAGCTTAAACCTGCTACTGTCGATCAGCTGGATGACCCCAATTATCAAAATTTGATCCTTCCTGTAGAGTTGGAGCAGGACCTCCAAGATAGTAAAGACGTGACCGTTTATTTCTATAGTCCTACGAATTCAATCAGTCAAAAAACCACACCAGTCGTGGCACCTTTGGCAGAGAAATTGGGTATTGATCTTGTTCAATTCAATCTTTTGGAGTTTGAACAAGGATGGAGCGACTATGGCATCAAAAAGACCCCGACCATCGTTCACTATAAAAATGGTGAAGAACAAGAACGAATCGTCGGCTTTAATGATGAAGTAACGTTCGAGAAATGGTTCGAGGACCACGATATTAATTAA
- a CDS encoding NADPH-dependent FMN reductase yields MKLVIINGSPRKQGRTGIASRYISKKYGAELIDLSNSEIPLYSGEGEQYQLDVIQGLRKSIEEADGVILTTPEYHGSMSGALKNALDFLSSEQFTHKPVALLAVSGGGKGGINALNSMRTVGRSLYANVIAKQLVLDPHCFDYENDGLFEESAVLVEGMIEELKMYATAYTSMKK; encoded by the coding sequence ATGAAATTAGTAATCATTAATGGTTCACCACGTAAACAAGGGCGTACGGGGATAGCCTCACGCTACATATCCAAGAAATACGGAGCGGAACTTATTGATTTAAGCAATAGTGAAATCCCTTTATATTCAGGTGAAGGTGAGCAATATCAATTGGATGTGATTCAAGGTCTTCGGAAAAGCATCGAGGAAGCTGATGGCGTAATTCTGACCACTCCGGAATATCATGGTTCCATGAGCGGGGCCTTGAAAAATGCCTTGGATTTTCTAAGCAGTGAGCAATTCACGCATAAACCAGTTGCACTATTGGCTGTCTCCGGCGGAGGTAAAGGCGGAATCAACGCCTTGAATTCCATGAGGACAGTGGGTCGAAGCCTTTATGCAAATGTGATCGCTAAACAATTGGTACTGGATCCACATTGCTTCGATTACGAAAATGATGGTTTATTTGAAGAGTCTGCCGTACTTGTAGAAGGTATGATTGAAGAGCTTAAAATGTATGCAACTGCATATACTTCAATGAAAAAATAA
- a CDS encoding DUF3889 domain-containing protein: MKKVIVMLMGIFLIIQAGAISAQAQKPDYEKYGKIAIAVVQADYPEVNINDYEYKGRKTVSKNLVEDDFRFLVDDKGQKFNVIVTVQHDLKNEKLLSLKVTEQKGK, from the coding sequence TTGAAAAAAGTCATCGTGATGCTAATGGGGATTTTTTTGATCATACAAGCAGGGGCCATTTCAGCACAGGCCCAAAAACCCGATTACGAAAAATACGGAAAGATTGCAATTGCAGTTGTGCAAGCAGATTATCCTGAAGTTAATATTAATGATTACGAATATAAGGGCAGAAAAACTGTATCGAAAAATCTCGTCGAAGACGATTTCAGATTTTTGGTCGATGATAAAGGTCAGAAGTTCAATGTCATCGTGACCGTACAACATGATTTGAAAAATGAAAAATTACTTAGTTTGAAGGTCACGGAGCAAAAAGGAAAGTGA
- a CDS encoding MurR/RpiR family transcriptional regulator, with product MDLQQKVKEVFPGLSTGQKKVAKYLLVHSHTFAVTSAQELGKDIGVSETTIIRFCYSLGLSGYAELQKLIRNQLIYESSSLNEYHSSKLEAANQPNFMAQVMGQDIISIEKTMKNLSNEDFSKTVDKLAAADNVLISGHRLSFSAAHWLTFTLRLVREEVHLYRPDTDDIFLLLNKMTENSVFVAISFHRYVKETVKITEMAKKAGAFVIGVTDSELAPIAEYADILLPISTPRTSTIDTAPVLFSLLNSLVAGVSIKDEQGFKERKAIYDAFNQDEFFF from the coding sequence ATGGATTTACAGCAAAAAGTTAAAGAAGTATTCCCTGGTTTATCCACAGGTCAAAAAAAGGTAGCAAAATACTTGTTAGTGCATTCACATACATTTGCAGTCACTTCAGCTCAAGAGCTCGGAAAAGATATAGGGGTGAGTGAAACGACCATCATCCGCTTTTGTTATTCATTGGGGTTAAGTGGATATGCGGAACTTCAAAAACTTATTCGCAATCAGTTGATATACGAGAGTAGCAGTTTGAATGAATATCATTCTTCAAAACTTGAAGCCGCGAATCAGCCAAACTTCATGGCTCAGGTGATGGGGCAAGATATCATCAGCATCGAAAAGACAATGAAAAATTTATCAAATGAAGATTTTTCCAAAACAGTTGATAAATTGGCGGCAGCTGACAATGTTTTGATATCCGGACACCGGTTATCATTTTCAGCAGCACATTGGTTAACCTTTACGCTTAGGCTTGTTAGGGAAGAGGTCCATTTATATAGGCCTGATACAGATGATATTTTTTTACTGTTGAATAAAATGACTGAAAATTCCGTTTTTGTAGCCATTTCTTTTCACCGCTATGTTAAAGAGACGGTGAAAATCACGGAAATGGCCAAAAAAGCGGGTGCATTTGTAATTGGTGTTACGGATTCTGAACTGGCTCCAATTGCTGAATACGCTGACATATTATTGCCCATTTCAACACCTAGAACTTCCACTATCGATACGGCACCGGTGTTATTCTCATTATTGAATAGTTTAGTAGCTGGTGTATCGATTAAGGATGAACAGGGTTTCAAAGAAAGAAAAGCTATATATGATGCGTTCAATCAAGATGAATTTTTCTTTTGA
- a CDS encoding YhdB family protein → MRIADYDQALFHTHRSDWDSLLVLMVRTKDHFLSKKIEHFLHAYRFEHDYQIVQSQLYALLRYLDHAAEQTSDYLSELPS, encoded by the coding sequence ATGAGGATTGCGGATTATGATCAGGCATTGTTTCACACACACCGTTCTGATTGGGACAGCTTGTTAGTATTGATGGTTCGAACGAAAGATCACTTTCTTTCGAAAAAAATAGAACATTTTTTGCACGCTTACAGGTTTGAACATGATTATCAAATCGTTCAATCCCAGCTGTATGCACTGCTTCGCTATCTTGATCATGCGGCAGAACAAACAAGTGATTATTTAAGTGAACTTCCAAGCTAA
- a CDS encoding M14 family zinc carboxypeptidase, which produces MRKIMVIGILVLLFFPEPSLAAEVYSPEQMESDLQGIQKQYELDVKIIGQTEKGKNIKAVKLGKGKRSILLVGSHHGREWLSSILLMRMLEEYAAAYRAGKPVGEYRTESLDDVSIWFIPMLNPDGVSIQQGDLSNLNVFEKAAVWKMNRFSRNWSRWKANAKGIDLNRQYPAGWKEVMSDETKPTYQFYKGQQPLEAAEVLALTDFTKEVDPLIAVSYHTSGREIFWHYKNKRKNMARDYGIAKKTAELTGYELTFPEKEAVGSGFTDWFITEFRRPGMTIELSYLVDETNPPLAVFPEEWKRNRLVGIMLVKEAKQLHNN; this is translated from the coding sequence ATGAGAAAAATAATGGTAATTGGAATATTGGTACTGCTTTTTTTTCCTGAACCATCGCTGGCGGCAGAAGTGTATTCCCCTGAACAGATGGAAAGTGATCTGCAAGGAATCCAGAAGCAGTATGAATTGGACGTTAAAATAATCGGGCAAACTGAAAAAGGGAAAAATATAAAGGCAGTCAAATTAGGAAAAGGAAAAAGATCGATTTTGCTGGTGGGATCACATCATGGACGGGAATGGCTCAGTTCCATACTTTTAATGCGCATGCTTGAAGAGTATGCAGCCGCCTATCGAGCGGGTAAACCTGTTGGAGAATACCGGACGGAATCATTGGATGATGTGAGCATCTGGTTCATCCCGATGCTGAATCCAGATGGAGTAAGTATCCAGCAAGGTGATCTCTCCAACTTAAATGTTTTTGAAAAGGCTGCCGTATGGAAAATGAACCGATTTAGCAGGAATTGGTCCCGGTGGAAAGCCAACGCCAAAGGCATTGATTTAAACAGGCAGTATCCGGCTGGATGGAAAGAAGTCATGAGTGATGAAACAAAACCAACGTATCAATTTTATAAAGGCCAACAACCACTAGAAGCAGCTGAAGTATTAGCACTTACGGATTTCACGAAGGAGGTCGATCCCCTTATTGCTGTTTCCTACCATACCTCAGGAAGGGAAATCTTTTGGCATTACAAAAATAAACGGAAAAATATGGCGAGGGATTATGGGATTGCCAAAAAGACTGCCGAATTGACTGGGTATGAACTGACCTTTCCGGAAAAAGAAGCGGTAGGAAGCGGATTTACGGATTGGTTCATCACTGAATTCCGCCGCCCGGGAATGACGATCGAGCTTAGTTATTTAGTGGATGAAACCAATCCGCCGTTGGCTGTGTTTCCTGAGGAGTGGAAGAGGAATCGATTAGTTGGAATCATGCTTGTAAAAGAAGCGAAGCAGCTGCATAACAACTGA
- a CDS encoding M20 peptidase aminoacylase family protein, protein MDITQSIEKLRPRILDIFDHLHAHPETSWNEVNTTAFISNILTENQCTVKTFKDCTGVVGEIGDGNFTVGLRSDIDALWQEVDGTFQANHSCGHDGHMTLALGVFLLLKEMDFHPRGKLKFIFQPAEEKGTGALKMIEEKVLDDVDFLYGVHLRPVEEVKDGQAAPAIVHGAAQFIKGEIAGTDAHGARPHQGQNAIEIGAAFITLLNGIHLNPSIPYSAKMTQFFAGGESSNIIPGRATFSLDLRAQDNAMMEELTKKVEKVAESLAIVHGVEVKLEPGTNVAAATVNDQAQEIMSEAIANTLGEENLVAPVITTGGEDFHFYTLKRPELKATMLGLGCDLAPGLHHPNMTFNKDALLSGIEILTKAIILTFEKYGEGGHLHD, encoded by the coding sequence ATGGATATCACACAGTCTATCGAAAAATTAAGGCCTCGTATACTCGATATCTTTGACCATTTACACGCACATCCTGAAACGAGTTGGAATGAAGTGAATACGACAGCTTTCATTTCAAATATTTTAACGGAAAATCAGTGTACGGTGAAAACATTCAAGGACTGTACAGGAGTGGTTGGGGAAATTGGGGATGGGAATTTCACGGTAGGGTTACGATCGGATATCGATGCACTTTGGCAGGAGGTGGATGGGACGTTTCAAGCCAATCATTCCTGTGGACACGATGGGCATATGACCTTGGCACTTGGAGTATTCCTGTTATTGAAAGAAATGGACTTTCATCCAAGAGGCAAACTGAAATTCATTTTTCAGCCTGCTGAAGAAAAAGGTACGGGCGCCTTGAAGATGATTGAAGAAAAAGTATTGGATGATGTCGATTTCCTTTATGGGGTGCACTTAAGACCGGTTGAGGAAGTGAAGGATGGGCAAGCGGCGCCAGCCATTGTCCATGGTGCCGCTCAGTTCATTAAAGGAGAAATAGCGGGGACTGATGCACATGGAGCCAGACCGCATCAAGGGCAAAATGCCATCGAGATAGGAGCAGCATTCATCACTTTGTTAAATGGTATCCATCTCAATCCATCCATCCCTTATTCGGCAAAAATGACGCAGTTTTTTGCTGGAGGAGAAAGCTCCAATATCATCCCCGGGAGAGCCACTTTTTCATTGGATTTACGGGCACAGGATAATGCAATGATGGAAGAGCTCACCAAAAAGGTGGAAAAGGTTGCAGAATCTTTGGCCATTGTCCATGGAGTGGAAGTGAAACTCGAACCGGGAACCAATGTTGCCGCAGCAACCGTGAACGATCAAGCCCAGGAAATAATGTCTGAAGCGATAGCCAATACACTCGGGGAAGAAAATCTGGTAGCGCCTGTCATTACGACAGGAGGAGAGGATTTTCATTTTTATACGTTGAAAAGACCTGAACTCAAAGCGACGATGCTTGGATTGGGCTGTGATTTGGCACCAGGGCTCCATCATCCGAACATGACGTTCAACAAAGATGCTTTGTTATCGGGGATTGAAATCCTGACCAAAGCCATCATACTGACTTTCGAGAAATATGGGGAGGGGGGACACTTGCATGACTGA
- a CDS encoding carbon-nitrogen hydrolase family protein — protein sequence MPNLDLHKYEKIMEIRNMRLGDIDEIIALQSSCFPGMVPWKREQLESHLAIFPEGQFVAEYDGKVIGSCSSLIINFDEYDDRHTWDDVTDNGYITNHNPDGYNLYGIEVMVHPKFRRMKIGQRLYDSRKELVAHLNLKSIIIGGRIPNYHKHADELLPREYVKEVQLHKIYDPVLSFQLLNGFTLMRINPNYLPDDLQSNKYATLMEWNNVDYQPKTKRYYKTSEPVRICVVQYMLRKIDSFEDFANQVEYFTDVASDANADFAVFPELFTTQLMSFLNERSPSLAVRKLSDFTEQYIELFTTLAVRYNVNIIGGSHFVKEDDDNIYNIAYLFRRDGTIEKQYKIHITPNERKWWGINAGDRVRVFDTDCGKIAIQICYDIEFPELARIATDMGAKIIFTPFCTEDRQGYLRVRYCAQARAVENQIYTVISGTVGNLPQTENMDIQYAQSGIFAPSDFEFARDGIVGETSPNLEMVLIGDVDLEILRRERQSGTVRQLKDRRHDIYNLHYKDGEK from the coding sequence ATGCCTAATTTGGACCTGCATAAATATGAAAAAATAATGGAAATACGTAATATGAGGCTAGGAGACATAGATGAAATAATTGCTTTGCAGTCGAGTTGCTTTCCTGGAATGGTTCCCTGGAAGCGAGAACAGCTTGAGAGTCATCTGGCAATTTTTCCGGAAGGACAGTTTGTGGCTGAATATGATGGAAAAGTGATTGGCTCATGTTCCAGTCTCATTATTAATTTTGACGAATATGATGACCGACATACATGGGATGATGTAACAGATAATGGATATATCACGAATCATAATCCGGACGGTTATAATTTATATGGGATCGAGGTCATGGTCCATCCTAAATTCCGCAGGATGAAAATTGGTCAAAGACTATATGATTCAAGGAAAGAACTTGTTGCCCATTTGAATTTAAAAAGCATCATTATCGGCGGCAGGATTCCCAATTATCATAAACATGCGGATGAACTGTTACCAAGGGAATATGTGAAAGAAGTGCAATTGCATAAAATATATGATCCGGTTCTTTCGTTCCAGCTTTTAAATGGGTTCACGCTTATGAGGATCAATCCTAATTATTTGCCGGATGATCTGCAATCGAATAAGTATGCTACACTCATGGAGTGGAATAACGTCGATTATCAACCGAAAACAAAACGTTATTATAAAACATCAGAACCGGTAAGGATCTGCGTCGTGCAATACATGCTGCGTAAAATCGATTCATTCGAAGACTTCGCTAACCAAGTCGAGTATTTCACCGACGTTGCTTCGGATGCTAATGCGGATTTCGCCGTGTTCCCGGAATTATTCACCACCCAGCTGATGTCTTTCTTGAATGAAAGATCACCAAGCTTGGCTGTACGGAAACTGTCGGATTTCACGGAGCAGTACATTGAATTGTTTACCACTTTAGCTGTAAGGTATAACGTCAATATCATCGGCGGTTCCCATTTCGTAAAAGAAGATGATGACAATATTTATAATATCGCTTATTTATTCCGTCGCGATGGGACGATTGAAAAGCAATATAAAATTCATATCACACCAAATGAAAGAAAATGGTGGGGTATTAACGCAGGTGACCGCGTTCGAGTCTTTGATACGGACTGTGGAAAAATCGCCATACAAATTTGTTATGATATTGAGTTTCCGGAACTCGCCCGGATTGCTACCGACATGGGAGCCAAAATCATATTCACTCCATTTTGTACAGAAGACAGGCAAGGCTACCTGCGAGTTCGTTATTGTGCCCAGGCCCGTGCTGTGGAAAACCAAATTTATACCGTCATTTCCGGAACGGTCGGGAATCTTCCGCAAACGGAAAATATGGATATTCAGTATGCCCAATCGGGAATCTTCGCTCCATCGGATTTCGAATTTGCGCGTGACGGCATAGTTGGGGAAACCAGCCCGAACCTTGAGATGGTCCTGATTGGCGATGTTGATTTGGAGATCTTAAGGCGGGAGCGTCAGTCTGGTACTGTAAGGCAATTGAAAGATCGCCGCCATGATATTTACAATCTGCATTACAAAGATGGCGAAAAATAA
- a CDS encoding disulfide bond formation protein B: MGKRNHEQDYLQWGKLINCSLGCSIIAMFGSFYFSEIKQNEPFALCWYKRIITDPFTIILGIAIIRKNHWICFYTMIVTAIGAYISTYHYFAKVSVFPDHTLA; encoded by the coding sequence ATGGGGAAGAGGAACCATGAACAAGACTATTTGCAATGGGGAAAACTTATTAACTGTAGCCTTGGCTGCTCCATCATTGCTATGTTTGGAAGCTTTTATTTCTCTGAAATTAAGCAAAATGAACCGTTTGCGCTCTGTTGGTACAAGCGGATCATCACGGATCCTTTTACAATCATTTTAGGAATTGCAATCATTCGAAAAAATCATTGGATTTGCTTTTATACCATGATAGTAACAGCCATCGGTGCATACATTTCCACATATCATTATTTTGCAAAGGTTTCAGTCTTTCCCGACCACACCCTTGCATGA